In Penaeus monodon isolate SGIC_2016 chromosome 26, NSTDA_Pmon_1, whole genome shotgun sequence, the following are encoded in one genomic region:
- the LOC119590007 gene encoding adhesive plaque matrix protein-like, which produces MIRQALLLLCALALTSADAPPSPSYGPPPTYGPPPPTYGPPPKPTPCYPVTTTLYSTHIQQVPVYQTQYKTQIVPTTLYQTQYQTQYQTVYKTQHVPNYITTTLYQTQYVTTTAYVTQYKTQYQPRYITTTQYQPQYITTTQYQPKYITTTQYQPQYITTTLYVTKYQTQYQTQYVTTTQYQPQYITTTQYQPQYVTTTQYQPQYITTTQYRPQYVTTTQYQPHYITTTNYVTQYQTQYQPQYVTKTVCPKMGYGY; this is translated from the exons ATGATCCGCCAAGCGTTGCTGCTGCTGTGTGCTTTGGCTCTTACGTCGGCCgacgcacccccctccccatcctacgGACCCCCTCCCACGTacgggccccctccccccacgtacGGGCCACCACCCAAGCCCACCCCATGCTACCCCGTAACCACTACGCTTTATTCTACTCATATTCAGCAG GTCCCTGTCTACCAAACTCAGTACAAGACCCAGATTGTACCAACCACACTGTATCAAACGCAGTACCAGACGCAGTACCAGACGGTGTACAAGACCCAACATGTGCCAAATTATATCACCACCACCCTGTACCAAACTCAGTATGTCACCACGACGGCTTACGTCACCCAGTACAAGACCCAATACCAGCCTCggtatataacaacaacacaataccaGCCCCAATACATCACGACGACACAGTACCAGCCTAAGTACATCACAACAACCCAGTACCAACCTCAGTACATCACAACGACGCTGTACGTCACCAAGTACCAGACTCAGTACCAAACCCAGTATGTCACAACAACTCAGTACCAACCTCAGTACATCACGACAACACAATACCAACCCCAGTACGTTACCACAACCCAATACCAACCTCAGTACATCACGACAACACAGTACCGCCCACAGTACGTTACAACAACTCAATATCAGCCTCACTACATCACTACTACGAACTACGTCACCCAGTACCAGACTCAGTACCAGCCCCAATACGTCACCAAGACCGTCTGCCCCAAGATGGGATATGGTTACTAA